One stretch of Labrus bergylta chromosome 24, fLabBer1.1, whole genome shotgun sequence DNA includes these proteins:
- the prkag3a gene encoding 5'-AMP-activated protein kinase subunit gamma-1 isoform X4 encodes MATQQKNGAALTGEVLLRDERVSVSYTGKKQDMKKQGAITVVDVDATVYMNFMKSHCCYNAIPTSCKLVIFDTKLQVKKAFFALVANGLRAAPLWDSKLQRFVGMLTITDFINILHCYYRSPLVQMHELENHKIETWRGDSFQNVYLQSSNHFLISISPEASLFDAIYSLLKYKIHRLPVIDPESGNVLHILTHKRILKFLHIFGKKVPKPAFVGKQIQELGIGTFRNIATVQQTATLHDALSIFVERRVSALPVVDEQGKVVSLYSRFDVINLAAQKTYNNLDMTMQEAVRRRTCFFEGVLKCYPDETLDTILDRLVKAEVHRLVLVDRADVVKGIISLSDLLQAMVLTPAEISL; translated from the exons atGGCCACACAACAGAAGAATGGAGCCGCTCTCACAGGTGAAGTGTTGCTTCGGGATGaaagagtgagt GTGTCATACACAGGAAAGAAGCAGGACATGAAGAAACAAGGTGCGATCACCGTGGTTG atgttgaTGCCACAGTCTacatgaatttcatgaaaagtcACTGCTGCTACAACGCCATTCCGACCAGCTGCAAACTGGTCATATTTGATACCAAACTACAA GTGAAAAAGGCCTTTTTTGCACTGGTGGCAAACGGCTTGAGGGCTGCGCCTTTATGGGACAGCAAGCTTCAGAGATTTGTGG GTATGCTGACTATCACGGATTTCATCAACATCCTGCATTGCTATTACAGATCTCCTCTG GTTCAGATGCACGAGCTGGAGAACCACAAGATCGAAACATGGCGAGGTGACTCATTTCAAA ACGTCTACCTACAGTCTTCAAACCACTTCCTTATAAGCATCTCTCCAGAGGCGAG CCTCTTTGATGCCATCTATTCCTTATTAAAATACAAGATCCACAGGCTGCCAGTCATCGATCCAGAGTCGGGGAACGTGCTGCACATCCTGACACACAAAAGAATCCTCAAGTTCCTCCACATATTT GGGAAAAAAGTTCCCAAACCCGCGTTCGTCGGAAAGCAGATCCAGGAGCTCGGGATCGGAACGTTCAGGAACATCGCCACAGTTCAGCAAACGGCAACACTTCACGACGCTCTCTCTATATTTGTGGAAAGGCGAGTGTCAGCGCTGCCTGTGGTGGATGAACAAG GGAAAGTGGTGTCACTCTACTCAAGATTCGACGTCATT AACCTCGCTGCCCAGAAGACCTACAACAATCTGGACATGACGATGCAGGAGGCGGTCCGCAGGCGCACCTGCTTCTTTGAGGGAGTATTGAAGTGTTACCCTGATGAAACTCTGGACACCATCCTCGATCGTCTCGTCAAAGCTgag GTCCATCGGCTGGTCCTGGTGGACAGGGCTGACGTGGTGAAGggcatcatctctctctctgacctgctgCAGGCCATGGTCCTAACCCCCGCAG AAATCAGCTTGTGA
- the prkag3a gene encoding 5'-AMP-activated protein kinase subunit gamma-1 isoform X3 gives MATQQKNGAALTGEVLLRDERVSVSYTGKKQDMKKQGAITVVDVDATVYMNFMKSHCCYNAIPTSCKLVIFDTKLQVKKAFFALVANGLRAAPLWDSKLQRFVGMLTITDFINILHCYYRSPLMHELENHKIETWRGDSFQNVYLQSSNHFLISISPEASLFDAIYSLLKYKIHRLPVIDPESGNVLHILTHKRILKFLHIFGKKVPKPAFVGKQIQELGIGTFRNIATVQQTATLHDALSIFVERRVSALPVVDEQGKVVSLYSRFDVINLAAQKTYNNLDMTMQEAVRRRTCFFEGVLKCYPDETLDTILDRLVKAEVHRLVLVDRADVVKGIISLSDLLQAMVLTPAGIEALLS, from the exons atGGCCACACAACAGAAGAATGGAGCCGCTCTCACAGGTGAAGTGTTGCTTCGGGATGaaagagtgagt GTGTCATACACAGGAAAGAAGCAGGACATGAAGAAACAAGGTGCGATCACCGTGGTTG atgttgaTGCCACAGTCTacatgaatttcatgaaaagtcACTGCTGCTACAACGCCATTCCGACCAGCTGCAAACTGGTCATATTTGATACCAAACTACAA GTGAAAAAGGCCTTTTTTGCACTGGTGGCAAACGGCTTGAGGGCTGCGCCTTTATGGGACAGCAAGCTTCAGAGATTTGTGG GTATGCTGACTATCACGGATTTCATCAACATCCTGCATTGCTATTACAGATCTCCTCTG ATGCACGAGCTGGAGAACCACAAGATCGAAACATGGCGAGGTGACTCATTTCAAA ACGTCTACCTACAGTCTTCAAACCACTTCCTTATAAGCATCTCTCCAGAGGCGAG CCTCTTTGATGCCATCTATTCCTTATTAAAATACAAGATCCACAGGCTGCCAGTCATCGATCCAGAGTCGGGGAACGTGCTGCACATCCTGACACACAAAAGAATCCTCAAGTTCCTCCACATATTT GGGAAAAAAGTTCCCAAACCCGCGTTCGTCGGAAAGCAGATCCAGGAGCTCGGGATCGGAACGTTCAGGAACATCGCCACAGTTCAGCAAACGGCAACACTTCACGACGCTCTCTCTATATTTGTGGAAAGGCGAGTGTCAGCGCTGCCTGTGGTGGATGAACAAG GGAAAGTGGTGTCACTCTACTCAAGATTCGACGTCATT AACCTCGCTGCCCAGAAGACCTACAACAATCTGGACATGACGATGCAGGAGGCGGTCCGCAGGCGCACCTGCTTCTTTGAGGGAGTATTGAAGTGTTACCCTGATGAAACTCTGGACACCATCCTCGATCGTCTCGTCAAAGCTgag GTCCATCGGCTGGTCCTGGTGGACAGGGCTGACGTGGTGAAGggcatcatctctctctctgacctgctgCAGGCCATGGTCCTAACCCCCGCAGGTATTGAAGCCCTTTTGTCCTAG
- the prkag3a gene encoding 5'-AMP-activated protein kinase subunit gamma-1 isoform X10, producing the protein MEPLSQVSYTGKKQDMKKQDVDATVYMNFMKSHCCYNAIPTSCKLVIFDTKLQVKKAFFALVANGLRAAPLWDSKLQRFVGMLTITDFINILHCYYRSPLVQMHELENHKIETWRGDSFQNVYLQSSNHFLISISPEASLFDAIYSLLKYKIHRLPVIDPESGNVLHILTHKRILKFLHIFGKKVPKPAFVGKQIQELGIGTFRNIATVQQTATLHDALSIFVERRVSALPVVDEQGKVVSLYSRFDVINLAAQKTYNNLDMTMQEAVRRRTCFFEGVLKCYPDETLDTILDRLVKAEVHRLVLVDRADVVKGIISLSDLLQAMVLTPAGIEALLS; encoded by the exons ATGGAGCCGCTCTCACAG GTGTCATACACAGGAAAGAAGCAGGACATGAAGAAACAAG atgttgaTGCCACAGTCTacatgaatttcatgaaaagtcACTGCTGCTACAACGCCATTCCGACCAGCTGCAAACTGGTCATATTTGATACCAAACTACAA GTGAAAAAGGCCTTTTTTGCACTGGTGGCAAACGGCTTGAGGGCTGCGCCTTTATGGGACAGCAAGCTTCAGAGATTTGTGG GTATGCTGACTATCACGGATTTCATCAACATCCTGCATTGCTATTACAGATCTCCTCTG GTTCAGATGCACGAGCTGGAGAACCACAAGATCGAAACATGGCGAGGTGACTCATTTCAAA ACGTCTACCTACAGTCTTCAAACCACTTCCTTATAAGCATCTCTCCAGAGGCGAG CCTCTTTGATGCCATCTATTCCTTATTAAAATACAAGATCCACAGGCTGCCAGTCATCGATCCAGAGTCGGGGAACGTGCTGCACATCCTGACACACAAAAGAATCCTCAAGTTCCTCCACATATTT GGGAAAAAAGTTCCCAAACCCGCGTTCGTCGGAAAGCAGATCCAGGAGCTCGGGATCGGAACGTTCAGGAACATCGCCACAGTTCAGCAAACGGCAACACTTCACGACGCTCTCTCTATATTTGTGGAAAGGCGAGTGTCAGCGCTGCCTGTGGTGGATGAACAAG GGAAAGTGGTGTCACTCTACTCAAGATTCGACGTCATT AACCTCGCTGCCCAGAAGACCTACAACAATCTGGACATGACGATGCAGGAGGCGGTCCGCAGGCGCACCTGCTTCTTTGAGGGAGTATTGAAGTGTTACCCTGATGAAACTCTGGACACCATCCTCGATCGTCTCGTCAAAGCTgag GTCCATCGGCTGGTCCTGGTGGACAGGGCTGACGTGGTGAAGggcatcatctctctctctgacctgctgCAGGCCATGGTCCTAACCCCCGCAGGTATTGAAGCCCTTTTGTCCTAG
- the prkag3a gene encoding 5'-AMP-activated protein kinase subunit gamma-1 isoform X5, producing MATQQKNGAALTGEVLLRDERVSVSYTGKKQDMKKQGAITVVDVDATVYMNFMKSHCCYNAIPTSCKLVIFDTKLQVKKAFFALVANGLRAAPLWDSKLQRFVGMLTITDFINILHCYYRSPLVQMHELENHKIETWRDVYLQSSNHFLISISPEASLFDAIYSLLKYKIHRLPVIDPESGNVLHILTHKRILKFLHIFGKKVPKPAFVGKQIQELGIGTFRNIATVQQTATLHDALSIFVERRVSALPVVDEQGKVVSLYSRFDVINLAAQKTYNNLDMTMQEAVRRRTCFFEGVLKCYPDETLDTILDRLVKAEVHRLVLVDRADVVKGIISLSDLLQAMVLTPAGIEALLS from the exons atGGCCACACAACAGAAGAATGGAGCCGCTCTCACAGGTGAAGTGTTGCTTCGGGATGaaagagtgagt GTGTCATACACAGGAAAGAAGCAGGACATGAAGAAACAAGGTGCGATCACCGTGGTTG atgttgaTGCCACAGTCTacatgaatttcatgaaaagtcACTGCTGCTACAACGCCATTCCGACCAGCTGCAAACTGGTCATATTTGATACCAAACTACAA GTGAAAAAGGCCTTTTTTGCACTGGTGGCAAACGGCTTGAGGGCTGCGCCTTTATGGGACAGCAAGCTTCAGAGATTTGTGG GTATGCTGACTATCACGGATTTCATCAACATCCTGCATTGCTATTACAGATCTCCTCTG GTTCAGATGCACGAGCTGGAGAACCACAAGATCGAAACATGGCGAG ACGTCTACCTACAGTCTTCAAACCACTTCCTTATAAGCATCTCTCCAGAGGCGAG CCTCTTTGATGCCATCTATTCCTTATTAAAATACAAGATCCACAGGCTGCCAGTCATCGATCCAGAGTCGGGGAACGTGCTGCACATCCTGACACACAAAAGAATCCTCAAGTTCCTCCACATATTT GGGAAAAAAGTTCCCAAACCCGCGTTCGTCGGAAAGCAGATCCAGGAGCTCGGGATCGGAACGTTCAGGAACATCGCCACAGTTCAGCAAACGGCAACACTTCACGACGCTCTCTCTATATTTGTGGAAAGGCGAGTGTCAGCGCTGCCTGTGGTGGATGAACAAG GGAAAGTGGTGTCACTCTACTCAAGATTCGACGTCATT AACCTCGCTGCCCAGAAGACCTACAACAATCTGGACATGACGATGCAGGAGGCGGTCCGCAGGCGCACCTGCTTCTTTGAGGGAGTATTGAAGTGTTACCCTGATGAAACTCTGGACACCATCCTCGATCGTCTCGTCAAAGCTgag GTCCATCGGCTGGTCCTGGTGGACAGGGCTGACGTGGTGAAGggcatcatctctctctctgacctgctgCAGGCCATGGTCCTAACCCCCGCAGGTATTGAAGCCCTTTTGTCCTAG
- the prkag3a gene encoding 5'-AMP-activated protein kinase subunit gamma-1 isoform X2 encodes MATQQKNGAALTGEVLLRDERVSYTGKKQDMKKQGAITVVDVDATVYMNFMKSHCCYNAIPTSCKLVIFDTKLQVKKAFFALVANGLRAAPLWDSKLQRFVGMLTITDFINILHCYYRSPLVQMHELENHKIETWRGDSFQNVYLQSSNHFLISISPEASLFDAIYSLLKYKIHRLPVIDPESGNVLHILTHKRILKFLHIFGKKVPKPAFVGKQIQELGIGTFRNIATVQQTATLHDALSIFVERRVSALPVVDEQGKVVSLYSRFDVINLAAQKTYNNLDMTMQEAVRRRTCFFEGVLKCYPDETLDTILDRLVKAEVHRLVLVDRADVVKGIISLSDLLQAMVLTPAGIEALLS; translated from the exons atGGCCACACAACAGAAGAATGGAGCCGCTCTCACAGGTGAAGTGTTGCTTCGGGATGaaaga GTGTCATACACAGGAAAGAAGCAGGACATGAAGAAACAAGGTGCGATCACCGTGGTTG atgttgaTGCCACAGTCTacatgaatttcatgaaaagtcACTGCTGCTACAACGCCATTCCGACCAGCTGCAAACTGGTCATATTTGATACCAAACTACAA GTGAAAAAGGCCTTTTTTGCACTGGTGGCAAACGGCTTGAGGGCTGCGCCTTTATGGGACAGCAAGCTTCAGAGATTTGTGG GTATGCTGACTATCACGGATTTCATCAACATCCTGCATTGCTATTACAGATCTCCTCTG GTTCAGATGCACGAGCTGGAGAACCACAAGATCGAAACATGGCGAGGTGACTCATTTCAAA ACGTCTACCTACAGTCTTCAAACCACTTCCTTATAAGCATCTCTCCAGAGGCGAG CCTCTTTGATGCCATCTATTCCTTATTAAAATACAAGATCCACAGGCTGCCAGTCATCGATCCAGAGTCGGGGAACGTGCTGCACATCCTGACACACAAAAGAATCCTCAAGTTCCTCCACATATTT GGGAAAAAAGTTCCCAAACCCGCGTTCGTCGGAAAGCAGATCCAGGAGCTCGGGATCGGAACGTTCAGGAACATCGCCACAGTTCAGCAAACGGCAACACTTCACGACGCTCTCTCTATATTTGTGGAAAGGCGAGTGTCAGCGCTGCCTGTGGTGGATGAACAAG GGAAAGTGGTGTCACTCTACTCAAGATTCGACGTCATT AACCTCGCTGCCCAGAAGACCTACAACAATCTGGACATGACGATGCAGGAGGCGGTCCGCAGGCGCACCTGCTTCTTTGAGGGAGTATTGAAGTGTTACCCTGATGAAACTCTGGACACCATCCTCGATCGTCTCGTCAAAGCTgag GTCCATCGGCTGGTCCTGGTGGACAGGGCTGACGTGGTGAAGggcatcatctctctctctgacctgctgCAGGCCATGGTCCTAACCCCCGCAGGTATTGAAGCCCTTTTGTCCTAG
- the prkag3a gene encoding 5'-AMP-activated protein kinase subunit gamma-1 isoform X1 has product MATQQKNGAALTGEVLLRDERVSVSYTGKKQDMKKQGAITVVDVDATVYMNFMKSHCCYNAIPTSCKLVIFDTKLQVKKAFFALVANGLRAAPLWDSKLQRFVGMLTITDFINILHCYYRSPLVQMHELENHKIETWRGDSFQNVYLQSSNHFLISISPEASLFDAIYSLLKYKIHRLPVIDPESGNVLHILTHKRILKFLHIFGKKVPKPAFVGKQIQELGIGTFRNIATVQQTATLHDALSIFVERRVSALPVVDEQGKVVSLYSRFDVINLAAQKTYNNLDMTMQEAVRRRTCFFEGVLKCYPDETLDTILDRLVKAEVHRLVLVDRADVVKGIISLSDLLQAMVLTPAGIEALLS; this is encoded by the exons atGGCCACACAACAGAAGAATGGAGCCGCTCTCACAGGTGAAGTGTTGCTTCGGGATGaaagagtgagt GTGTCATACACAGGAAAGAAGCAGGACATGAAGAAACAAGGTGCGATCACCGTGGTTG atgttgaTGCCACAGTCTacatgaatttcatgaaaagtcACTGCTGCTACAACGCCATTCCGACCAGCTGCAAACTGGTCATATTTGATACCAAACTACAA GTGAAAAAGGCCTTTTTTGCACTGGTGGCAAACGGCTTGAGGGCTGCGCCTTTATGGGACAGCAAGCTTCAGAGATTTGTGG GTATGCTGACTATCACGGATTTCATCAACATCCTGCATTGCTATTACAGATCTCCTCTG GTTCAGATGCACGAGCTGGAGAACCACAAGATCGAAACATGGCGAGGTGACTCATTTCAAA ACGTCTACCTACAGTCTTCAAACCACTTCCTTATAAGCATCTCTCCAGAGGCGAG CCTCTTTGATGCCATCTATTCCTTATTAAAATACAAGATCCACAGGCTGCCAGTCATCGATCCAGAGTCGGGGAACGTGCTGCACATCCTGACACACAAAAGAATCCTCAAGTTCCTCCACATATTT GGGAAAAAAGTTCCCAAACCCGCGTTCGTCGGAAAGCAGATCCAGGAGCTCGGGATCGGAACGTTCAGGAACATCGCCACAGTTCAGCAAACGGCAACACTTCACGACGCTCTCTCTATATTTGTGGAAAGGCGAGTGTCAGCGCTGCCTGTGGTGGATGAACAAG GGAAAGTGGTGTCACTCTACTCAAGATTCGACGTCATT AACCTCGCTGCCCAGAAGACCTACAACAATCTGGACATGACGATGCAGGAGGCGGTCCGCAGGCGCACCTGCTTCTTTGAGGGAGTATTGAAGTGTTACCCTGATGAAACTCTGGACACCATCCTCGATCGTCTCGTCAAAGCTgag GTCCATCGGCTGGTCCTGGTGGACAGGGCTGACGTGGTGAAGggcatcatctctctctctgacctgctgCAGGCCATGGTCCTAACCCCCGCAGGTATTGAAGCCCTTTTGTCCTAG
- the prkag3a gene encoding 5'-AMP-activated protein kinase subunit gamma-1 isoform X8 produces MATQQKNGAALTGEVLLRDERVSYTGKKQDMKKQDVDATVYMNFMKSHCCYNAIPTSCKLVIFDTKLQVKKAFFALVANGLRAAPLWDSKLQRFVGMLTITDFINILHCYYRSPLVQMHELENHKIETWRGDSFQNVYLQSSNHFLISISPEASLFDAIYSLLKYKIHRLPVIDPESGNVLHILTHKRILKFLHIFGKKVPKPAFVGKQIQELGIGTFRNIATVQQTATLHDALSIFVERRVSALPVVDEQGKVVSLYSRFDVINLAAQKTYNNLDMTMQEAVRRRTCFFEGVLKCYPDETLDTILDRLVKAEVHRLVLVDRADVVKGIISLSDLLQAMVLTPAGIEALLS; encoded by the exons atGGCCACACAACAGAAGAATGGAGCCGCTCTCACAGGTGAAGTGTTGCTTCGGGATGaaaga GTGTCATACACAGGAAAGAAGCAGGACATGAAGAAACAAG atgttgaTGCCACAGTCTacatgaatttcatgaaaagtcACTGCTGCTACAACGCCATTCCGACCAGCTGCAAACTGGTCATATTTGATACCAAACTACAA GTGAAAAAGGCCTTTTTTGCACTGGTGGCAAACGGCTTGAGGGCTGCGCCTTTATGGGACAGCAAGCTTCAGAGATTTGTGG GTATGCTGACTATCACGGATTTCATCAACATCCTGCATTGCTATTACAGATCTCCTCTG GTTCAGATGCACGAGCTGGAGAACCACAAGATCGAAACATGGCGAGGTGACTCATTTCAAA ACGTCTACCTACAGTCTTCAAACCACTTCCTTATAAGCATCTCTCCAGAGGCGAG CCTCTTTGATGCCATCTATTCCTTATTAAAATACAAGATCCACAGGCTGCCAGTCATCGATCCAGAGTCGGGGAACGTGCTGCACATCCTGACACACAAAAGAATCCTCAAGTTCCTCCACATATTT GGGAAAAAAGTTCCCAAACCCGCGTTCGTCGGAAAGCAGATCCAGGAGCTCGGGATCGGAACGTTCAGGAACATCGCCACAGTTCAGCAAACGGCAACACTTCACGACGCTCTCTCTATATTTGTGGAAAGGCGAGTGTCAGCGCTGCCTGTGGTGGATGAACAAG GGAAAGTGGTGTCACTCTACTCAAGATTCGACGTCATT AACCTCGCTGCCCAGAAGACCTACAACAATCTGGACATGACGATGCAGGAGGCGGTCCGCAGGCGCACCTGCTTCTTTGAGGGAGTATTGAAGTGTTACCCTGATGAAACTCTGGACACCATCCTCGATCGTCTCGTCAAAGCTgag GTCCATCGGCTGGTCCTGGTGGACAGGGCTGACGTGGTGAAGggcatcatctctctctctgacctgctgCAGGCCATGGTCCTAACCCCCGCAGGTATTGAAGCCCTTTTGTCCTAG
- the prkag3a gene encoding 5'-AMP-activated protein kinase subunit gamma-1 isoform X9: MEPLSQVSYTGKKQDMKKQGAITVVDVDATVYMNFMKSHCCYNAIPTSCKLVIFDTKLQVKKAFFALVANGLRAAPLWDSKLQRFVGMLTITDFINILHCYYRSPLVQMHELENHKIETWRGDSFQNVYLQSSNHFLISISPEASLFDAIYSLLKYKIHRLPVIDPESGNVLHILTHKRILKFLHIFGKKVPKPAFVGKQIQELGIGTFRNIATVQQTATLHDALSIFVERRVSALPVVDEQGKVVSLYSRFDVINLAAQKTYNNLDMTMQEAVRRRTCFFEGVLKCYPDETLDTILDRLVKAEVHRLVLVDRADVVKGIISLSDLLQAMVLTPAGIEALLS, encoded by the exons ATGGAGCCGCTCTCACAG GTGTCATACACAGGAAAGAAGCAGGACATGAAGAAACAAGGTGCGATCACCGTGGTTG atgttgaTGCCACAGTCTacatgaatttcatgaaaagtcACTGCTGCTACAACGCCATTCCGACCAGCTGCAAACTGGTCATATTTGATACCAAACTACAA GTGAAAAAGGCCTTTTTTGCACTGGTGGCAAACGGCTTGAGGGCTGCGCCTTTATGGGACAGCAAGCTTCAGAGATTTGTGG GTATGCTGACTATCACGGATTTCATCAACATCCTGCATTGCTATTACAGATCTCCTCTG GTTCAGATGCACGAGCTGGAGAACCACAAGATCGAAACATGGCGAGGTGACTCATTTCAAA ACGTCTACCTACAGTCTTCAAACCACTTCCTTATAAGCATCTCTCCAGAGGCGAG CCTCTTTGATGCCATCTATTCCTTATTAAAATACAAGATCCACAGGCTGCCAGTCATCGATCCAGAGTCGGGGAACGTGCTGCACATCCTGACACACAAAAGAATCCTCAAGTTCCTCCACATATTT GGGAAAAAAGTTCCCAAACCCGCGTTCGTCGGAAAGCAGATCCAGGAGCTCGGGATCGGAACGTTCAGGAACATCGCCACAGTTCAGCAAACGGCAACACTTCACGACGCTCTCTCTATATTTGTGGAAAGGCGAGTGTCAGCGCTGCCTGTGGTGGATGAACAAG GGAAAGTGGTGTCACTCTACTCAAGATTCGACGTCATT AACCTCGCTGCCCAGAAGACCTACAACAATCTGGACATGACGATGCAGGAGGCGGTCCGCAGGCGCACCTGCTTCTTTGAGGGAGTATTGAAGTGTTACCCTGATGAAACTCTGGACACCATCCTCGATCGTCTCGTCAAAGCTgag GTCCATCGGCTGGTCCTGGTGGACAGGGCTGACGTGGTGAAGggcatcatctctctctctgacctgctgCAGGCCATGGTCCTAACCCCCGCAGGTATTGAAGCCCTTTTGTCCTAG
- the prkag3a gene encoding 5'-AMP-activated protein kinase subunit gamma-1 isoform X6: protein MATQQKNGAALTGEVLLRDERVSVSYTGKKQDMKKQDVDATVYMNFMKSHCCYNAIPTSCKLVIFDTKLQVKKAFFALVANGLRAAPLWDSKLQRFVGMLTITDFINILHCYYRSPLVQMHELENHKIETWRGDSFQNVYLQSSNHFLISISPEASLFDAIYSLLKYKIHRLPVIDPESGNVLHILTHKRILKFLHIFGKKVPKPAFVGKQIQELGIGTFRNIATVQQTATLHDALSIFVERRVSALPVVDEQGKVVSLYSRFDVINLAAQKTYNNLDMTMQEAVRRRTCFFEGVLKCYPDETLDTILDRLVKAEVHRLVLVDRADVVKGIISLSDLLQAMVLTPAGIEALLS from the exons atGGCCACACAACAGAAGAATGGAGCCGCTCTCACAGGTGAAGTGTTGCTTCGGGATGaaagagtgagt GTGTCATACACAGGAAAGAAGCAGGACATGAAGAAACAAG atgttgaTGCCACAGTCTacatgaatttcatgaaaagtcACTGCTGCTACAACGCCATTCCGACCAGCTGCAAACTGGTCATATTTGATACCAAACTACAA GTGAAAAAGGCCTTTTTTGCACTGGTGGCAAACGGCTTGAGGGCTGCGCCTTTATGGGACAGCAAGCTTCAGAGATTTGTGG GTATGCTGACTATCACGGATTTCATCAACATCCTGCATTGCTATTACAGATCTCCTCTG GTTCAGATGCACGAGCTGGAGAACCACAAGATCGAAACATGGCGAGGTGACTCATTTCAAA ACGTCTACCTACAGTCTTCAAACCACTTCCTTATAAGCATCTCTCCAGAGGCGAG CCTCTTTGATGCCATCTATTCCTTATTAAAATACAAGATCCACAGGCTGCCAGTCATCGATCCAGAGTCGGGGAACGTGCTGCACATCCTGACACACAAAAGAATCCTCAAGTTCCTCCACATATTT GGGAAAAAAGTTCCCAAACCCGCGTTCGTCGGAAAGCAGATCCAGGAGCTCGGGATCGGAACGTTCAGGAACATCGCCACAGTTCAGCAAACGGCAACACTTCACGACGCTCTCTCTATATTTGTGGAAAGGCGAGTGTCAGCGCTGCCTGTGGTGGATGAACAAG GGAAAGTGGTGTCACTCTACTCAAGATTCGACGTCATT AACCTCGCTGCCCAGAAGACCTACAACAATCTGGACATGACGATGCAGGAGGCGGTCCGCAGGCGCACCTGCTTCTTTGAGGGAGTATTGAAGTGTTACCCTGATGAAACTCTGGACACCATCCTCGATCGTCTCGTCAAAGCTgag GTCCATCGGCTGGTCCTGGTGGACAGGGCTGACGTGGTGAAGggcatcatctctctctctgacctgctgCAGGCCATGGTCCTAACCCCCGCAGGTATTGAAGCCCTTTTGTCCTAG